One window of Methanospirillum lacunae genomic DNA carries:
- a CDS encoding rubredoxin → MALWVCTKCGYVYNEEFGDEAHNIPKKTPFENIDSSWVCPRCGVGKSFFVKQ, encoded by the coding sequence ATGGCACTTTGGGTTTGCACAAAATGCGGGTATGTGTACAACGAAGAATTCGGAGATGAAGCCCATAACATCCCAAAGAAAACTCCGTTTGAGAATATTGATTCCTCATGGGTTTGTCCAAGATGTGGAGTAGGCAAATCATTCTTCGTGAAGCAATAA
- a CDS encoding Coenzyme F420 hydrogenase/dehydrogenase, beta subunit C-terminal domain — MVAKGDMLYAWAKDSEVQKKGECGGAVTALLKHALETKMVDGVVAITKGKDLYDAVPTVITNADDVIKSAGSLHCGTLLIPKLIKKYLNGAKDKKYAVTCKGCDAMAFYELAKRNQINLDNILMIGVNCGGSVSPVAARRMISEKFEVDPDTVHKEEIDKGQFIIEFEGGHKGIKIDELEEEGYGRRSNCQRCKMKVPRQADIAAGNWGVIGDKAGKATFLEVCSEKGANLIESAKSKGALETEAANPKGIEIRGKVENAMFKLGDSCRKRDFEGLGTGKDRLKLIMTESAKCVKCYACVENCPICYCIECSTKKPWYVAPGVLPTSFMFHLIRFAHVSDSCVNCGQCEELCPMEIPNALFMHSQQTEIEKMFGHVPGRDMSPPIHALAEEKAERARLEATGTDSIYINIFDEE; from the coding sequence ATGGTAGCAAAAGGCGATATGCTGTATGCATGGGCAAAGGACTCCGAGGTCCAGAAGAAAGGTGAGTGCGGAGGAGCAGTAACCGCTCTCCTGAAGCATGCACTTGAGACCAAGATGGTTGACGGTGTGGTCGCTATCACCAAGGGTAAGGATCTGTACGATGCAGTCCCAACCGTGATCACCAATGCCGATGATGTCATCAAGTCTGCAGGTTCTCTACACTGCGGTACCCTTCTCATCCCCAAACTGATCAAGAAATATCTGAACGGGGCAAAGGACAAGAAGTACGCTGTCACCTGCAAGGGTTGTGACGCGATGGCTTTCTATGAACTTGCCAAGAGGAATCAGATCAACCTTGACAATATCCTCATGATTGGTGTCAACTGTGGAGGTTCAGTCAGTCCGGTTGCAGCCCGGAGGATGATCAGCGAGAAGTTCGAGGTTGACCCTGACACCGTTCACAAGGAAGAGATCGATAAGGGTCAGTTCATCATCGAGTTCGAAGGTGGCCACAAAGGCATCAAGATCGATGAACTCGAAGAAGAGGGCTATGGACGCCGGTCAAACTGTCAGCGCTGCAAAATGAAAGTCCCCCGCCAGGCTGATATCGCAGCAGGAAACTGGGGAGTCATTGGAGATAAGGCAGGAAAGGCAACGTTCCTTGAGGTCTGCTCTGAAAAGGGTGCAAACCTGATCGAGAGTGCCAAGTCAAAGGGGGCTCTTGAGACCGAAGCTGCAAACCCGAAGGGTATCGAGATCAGAGGAAAAGTCGAGAACGCAATGTTCAAGCTCGGAGACTCATGCAGAAAGCGTGACTTCGAAGGACTTGGCACCGGTAAGGACCGACTGAAGCTGATCATGACAGAATCTGCCAAGTGTGTCAAGTGTTACGCTTGCGTTGAGAACTGTCCGATCTGCTACTGTATCGAGTGTTCAACGAAAAAGCCCTGGTATGTTGCACCTGGTGTGCTCCCCACCAGCTTCATGTTCCACCTGATTCGGTTCGCCCACGTCTCTGATTCTTGTGTAAACTGTGGTCAGTGCGAAGAACTCTGCCCAATGGAGATTCCAAATGCATTGTTCATGCACTCACAACAGACCGAGATTGAGAAGATGTTTGGGCACGTCCCTGGACGCGATATGAGCCCGCCAATCCATGCACTTGCAGAAGAGAAGGCAGAGCGTGCACGTCTTGAGGCAACCGGCACTGACTCTATCTACATCAACATCTTTGATGAAGAGTAA
- a CDS encoding FmdE family protein: MDHHDEYTQNDLLRKLQELGYDPRFQEYYKSCIPFHTYPAPGLLIAIGMVDYAFELLGAKPGEKLYAVCETQKCAPDPLQVIAHCTIGNHRLTVVPVGRFAFTINRPSETDSAEGIRLYIDPVKLHAWPTLEKWFANSPEFSKKTMTKALLDEILAAKRSIISVQKVRIPVTQKKKWNTAICKTCGEPVPEYLIEGDHCAACGSLRYYELI, from the coding sequence ATGGATCACCATGATGAGTATACGCAGAATGATCTTCTGCGAAAACTCCAGGAACTCGGGTATGATCCCAGGTTTCAGGAATACTACAAAAGTTGCATCCCATTCCATACCTATCCTGCACCCGGCCTGTTGATCGCCATCGGAATGGTTGATTACGCTTTTGAACTACTTGGCGCAAAACCCGGTGAGAAGTTATATGCAGTCTGTGAGACCCAGAAATGTGCTCCTGATCCCCTCCAGGTTATCGCCCACTGTACTATAGGTAATCACAGGCTTACGGTTGTCCCAGTTGGAAGGTTTGCTTTCACCATAAACAGACCCAGTGAAACCGATTCTGCTGAAGGGATCAGGCTTTACATCGACCCGGTAAAACTTCATGCATGGCCAACATTGGAGAAGTGGTTTGCAAACAGCCCTGAATTCTCTAAGAAAACCATGACAAAGGCACTTCTTGATGAGATATTGGCAGCAAAACGCTCTATCATCTCTGTACAGAAGGTCAGAATCCCGGTTACACAAAAAAAGAAATGGAACACAGCAATTTGTAAAACCTGTGGAGAACCGGTCCCTGAATACCTCATTGAGGGTGATCACTGTGCCGCCTGCGGAAGCCTGCGGTACTATGAACTCATATAA